A window of Loxodonta africana isolate mLoxAfr1 chromosome 3, mLoxAfr1.hap2, whole genome shotgun sequence genomic DNA:
aactttatttacaaaaacagacagcAGGCCGGTGGACAAGGTCAGTGTTACTAGAGAATTTCCAAGCATGTCCTTTGGTGGCCGGGGAGCTGAGTAGAGGCAGAATGAACCACCCCCAGCCCTCCAAACAAATATGCTGAGTGTGGCCTCAGGATGGTGCACCTGGCCCAGCCTGCAGTGTGGACATGCCTACTTCTCCACTTGCTATTCAGGATTTTGTTTcagtttctgcaaaaaaaaaaaaaaaatttttttttaggaattgttTCTTACCTGAATCTGAAATCAAAAACTTCATGGATAATATGCAGCAAGCCAGCGTACTTTGTATAAATCCATCTCTCCCCTCCCGAGGTTAATGCTGGCAGCTCAGGACAAGCCCCAGGTTGTCAAGAGATCCTGTAAGaactagaaaaatccatagatttTCTTGACCCTTCCCTACTTTGCTCCCGACCCTCAGAGGAAAATTTTCCAGAGACAAATAATTCAGGGCATAAAAGGAGCCATTGACCTAAAAATCCACAAAGTGCCCTCAACGGTGCATTTCTGAAAAATGGTGCATAAGCTTAATATTTGAAAATTGAATCTTAATACAGTGTGGGAAGATCTTAATAAAGGAAATCACGAGATAGGCTGTTTGCAGACATGAAGGGCCCTACGTGGCTGTCTAGGTGACGTCACATAGCCCCGTGTCTCTAAATCACATGAGCATGTCTATGACGTCCAAATGCCACCTTAAGCCCTGACCTCTCCCCAGCCCCCACTGCCTCCACAACTTCTCCATTTGGAGGGATGGCTGGCACCTCAAATCCATTGTGGCCAAACAGAGCTCCAGGCCGTCCCCCAAACCCTACGGCTCCACATCTGCCTGGCATGGGAAATGGCTCCAGGTCCTGGGGCGTGCcagcccctccttccttcctaccCCATGTCCAGTCCACCAGCATTCTTGCTGGCTCTGCCTTCAGCACGACACCTGCTCCAGCCCTTTCTTGTGGTTACCACACCCAGTCCAAGCTGTTGACCTGTGCTCGCCCCTGGATATGGGGCATCTCCTCACACCTTCACCTGCCCTGCTTCTCCCTCCCATCAATTCACAGTGGCGGCCAGCACAGCCACACACCAGATGGTGTCGTTCCCCACATGGTGTCCCACCTGCTTACCTGGCTTctcccctgtcttagttatctggtgctgttataacaaatcccgtaagtggtggctttaaccaacagaaatgtattttctcaccgtttaggaggctagaagtctggattcagggcactagctctagggaaaggttctCTCTGTGttgtctctgggggaaggtccttgtctcttctgcttctgtctctttgctccttggtgatctcatgaggtgtggcatctatcttcccccctCTATGCTTGCTTGTttccttaatctgctcttttctatttcccaagagattgatttaagacaaccTTACACCAAtactgccacattaacataacagaaaatccattcccaaattgaAAATGTGGtataacccattgcccttgagttgatttcggctcataacgaccctataggactgagtagaaccgtcccatagaggttccaaggagtggctggtagatttgaactgcaaaccttttggttagcagctggagttcttaaccactgtaccaccacggctCCGAGAATttggtataggggttaggatttacaatacatgttTGTGGgggcagaattcaatccataacatccccTGACGCATGGATCCGCCCCTCCACACACCTGCACTGGCCCCGCTCTGCCTCAGGGTGTCCCCAGCTCTGGGCTCCTCCCTCCTACACCCCAGTCACTCAGACCTTTGCTCTGTTGTCTGCTCGGAGGGTTCTTCCTGGTCACCCGTCCACTGTTGAGGCTCTGGCCCCTCACCTGGCTTTATTTCTTAACCTTTCTCTCCATGAGGCAGGGACTGTACATTGCTCATGCCTGCCCTCAGCCCCAAGACAGACCTGGTACTGTAGGAGCTCAAATAACTGTTTGACAGATGAAAGGAAGGAGTGAATGAAAGGTTTTCTCTTTCCCAAATCCAAGTTTGACTGTGTTGAGGTGTTAAGTTGGAATGGAGCTTTCTCTGCGGATGGGCAGTGTCTGGCCTCCAGATGATGAAGAACGGTCACTGGGCTTCCCCCCAAGAAGGCCCCTTGCAGACTCCGGAGTGGGGCACAGCCTGGCCTCGGCCTTACTTTTTGGTCTGGGTGCTTTTCCTTACTGACTCTGGGAGCCAGCAGGTGCCCCGGGGTCGCCTGTTGTTCTCGGCCACACAGGAGAAAAGCTCTCGGCCACTCAGGAGAAAAGCATACAAAGCAGATGGCCAGCAGTCAGGAGAGCCGCACACCGGAGGAGACACGTCAGCAGCAAACACAGCTTTGCTTTAACTTAAAAGTAAACTTCCTGGCAGCTTTTCAgcttataaaccaaaaccaaaccagttgcctttgagtcagctccaactcagggcaaccccatgtggatCAGAGTCCaactgtgtgccatagggttttcagtggccgatttttcagaagcaggttgccgtgtcttttttctgaggtgcctctgagtgggttcaaacctccaacctttcagtcaacagccgtttgcaccacccagggacgccttTCAGCTTACAGTGGGTTCTTTATGTTCAATTTCCGTATCGAGTGTATTCCGATGCCTGCCACCGCGTGAGTTCTGCCTTTAGCTGTGCCTTCTCTCCTGCTCAGGTTGTTCCTGGTCATCGAGTACGTCAACGGCGGGGACCTCATGTTCCACATGCAGAGGCAGCGGAAGCTTCCGGAGGAGCATGCCAGGTGGGGCACCAtgttggggagggggcaggtgggCCAAGTCTGCTCTTGGGGGGTCAGTGGTGAGTTCAGTAGAAGGAGATGGAGTTTGGGGGGAAAGTGGCAGAGGGCACTGCCTTTTCCTGCAGGGTGGCACATTGTTGTAAGATTTGGGGGGGTCTTCTGACTTCAGGGCCCAGCAACAGCCCGCCACATCCTGCCCCACAAGGCAAGCTGCCTCCTACAGGAGAAATCGGTGTTTCATGggagtttttcatttgttttattttgtttttgcaatTGTGCTATCTtggttctttctttttccctgttGCCAAAATGGGGGGATGTAGGCCTTCTCAGCTTGCATGAGTGGTGGTGGGTTGGGGCCAGCACAGGGGTGGCGGTGTGGGGGCATGAAGCCCTATGTGCTCAGCACCAAGAGACCACTGCTGTGTCTTGTGAGGAGATGCTAAATGATGTGTGCCCCTTCTTACTCAACTCTGGTGTCGGCTGGCCCCCCCCCCCCCTCGCAGCCTCGGGACCCACGGGATCAGACCCCAGGATGCATCGGGAGCCTCACTCAACTACATCATTCTTGTTTTCTCTCTTCCTAAtttcttcactttaaaaaaaaaaaaaagaaagaaagaagagaaaaactggTTTTGTGAGTCCCCTTAGAGCCCTTTGGGGAAAGGCAGGTGGTAATAAGGAACAGCCATTCCTCACCTTAAAGTCCATCTCGCTGGTGGAGGGACCCACTGGGTCACCTTGTAAGGAGATGGGGGTCCACAACGGCCCATCCCAGGTCACTGTGTGTGTGAGTCCCCATCCCGGCCAGCCACATAGCCTCCCTGCTGACGGGCCGCCCTCCCTGCTGACGGGACACCCCCGCCTGCCCCCAGGTTCTACGCCGCTGAGATCTGCATCGCCCTAAACTTCCTGCACGAGAGGGGGATCATCTACCGGGACCTGAAGCTGGACAACGTGCTGCTGGATGCTGACGGGCACATCAAGCTGACCGACTACGGCATGTGCAAGGTGAGCCCCTGACCCCCACCTCCCGTGGCCTGCCATTGTTATGTTGTGCTCAGGGTCCTCATCCTTCAGCCACCCAAGGCAGCTTGTCTCAGTTGTCCCGTGCTGGCACTCCCTGCGGGTCCACACGGCCCCTCTTGGTTACTAGCTCTGTCCCCACAGGAAGGCCTGGGCCCCGGCGACACCACAAGCACCTTCTGCGGGACCCCGAATTACATCGCCCCGGAAATCCTGCGGGGAGAGGAGTATGGTGAGTCTGGAATTGTGGGGGCAGTTCCTGCCAGACACATACCAGCTTGTCTGCCAGGCCTGCGTGGTCCTCAGAGGGCAAGAAGGGCTCCACCCCCTGGATGCTCTGCTCTCCTGTGTGACATGGCCATGGAGCAGACTGGGAGGCTGGAGGGGGCCCTGCCTGAGCCGACCCCGCCAAAGGCATAGGGTCAGATATAAGAGGTCTGCGGGCCAGAGGCAGAATGCAGAGCCCAGCCCCAGACAGGGACTCTGCATGTGACAGAGCAGCATCTCAACTTAGCGAGGGCAGGTGGGCTGCTGGATGGCGCTAGGACAGCTGTGTCTACAGGCAAAGCTGAAATCAGGGTCTCCTGGTCCCCTACACACTAGAATACATTCCAGACAGTCATCatttgagtattaaaaaaaaaaaaaaatacacatagaaGATACAGGAAAGTGTTTGTGTAATCTTAGTGATAGAGGTTTTTCAAGCTTAGTTAAAACTAGGAGCTAGAAAGGAAACCTGACAGATTTGATCCATTGTAAATGTCTGGTCAGAGATGCCACCAGCAAAGATACAAGGCCAGATAACAGCCTTGGCAAACTGTGTAACATCAGACAGAGGGTGAATGGCCTCAAGATGAAAACAGCTTTGCCACCAAGTATGAAAAAGGTAGGGGcagtggaggttcagtggtagaattctcgcctttatatgagaaaccctggtggcgtagtggttaagagctagacagttcaaatccaccaggtgctccttgaaaaccctgtagggcagtcttactctgtccaatagggtcactgtgagtcctaattgactcaacggcagtgggtttggtttttggtttatacaagaaacctgggtttgattcctggccaatgcatcttacgtgtagccaccacccgtctatcactggaggcttgtgtgttgctatgatgctgaactgtttcagtggagcttcctgactaagatggactaggaagagaggcctgggggcctacttccaaaaatgagccagtgaaaacgctatggagcacagtggtcCCGTCAGCAACCcgtcatgaggatggtacaggacctggtggtgtctcattccattgtgcatggagtcgccatgagtcagggctgacttcacagcagctaacaatagcaacatAACTATATATAaggcgttggtggttcagtggtagaattccaaCTTTCCTAACAATAAGAAAAAGGCTGGCACCCACCAgaacagggggctgagaatcagcCAGGCCACGCTGGAGAAGAGGCACTCCTTCCATTTCTGAAAACACAGGAAACCTGAGCATTGGCCAAAGAAATGTAAAATTCCCACTCCCACGTGTTTTGCTACTACCTGTGCTTGGTTAAAAAACCCACGTTGACCTGGATGTATCTCAGCCAACAAGCCAGCAGCAGGGTGCTCTCGGCTGGCTCCTAGGTGTGACTGACCACTTGGCATGACCAGCACACTTCCCGCAGGGTTCAGCGTGGACTGGTGGGCCCTTGGTGTGCTGATGTTCGAGATGATGGCTGGGCGGTCCCCCTTTGACATCATCACCGATAACCCCGACATGAACACGGAGGACTACCTTTTCCAAGGTGCGTCGCCCCCCAGCATGGCTGACGGGCCCAGTGCAGCCCCGGTCATGCACATAGCCTCCTCCCTGCATCTTAGATGTTTCTTCACATTTCAAAGGTGTAGGTGGAAGGGTCCGGAACCTGCCTCCCAGACTGGGACCTACAGTGCTCGGAAAAGCGTACCTGTGCTCTTTAATTCATAAACACTCAGGCGCGGCCACACCCCTAGCTCCTCAGACATGCTCTTAGAAAGGCAGGGCCATCAACTGGGGCCAGCCACGGGCGGGGTGACAAGCACAGCATCTCAGCCCTCAGATCTGCTTTGATTGAGCCCCAGTCCCTCTGCCCTGGTCAGGCCTGCACTCTGAAGTGGCAGACCCCCCTCCGAGCCCACATCTGGGCTCTGTCCACCCAGAATGCCCCCCTTCCCAGCCCACATCCCAGCTGTGTCCACCTGGAAGCctgaaaggtccctgggtgatgctgtGGCCCAGAGCACGGCGGTCCCACAGGCACTGTCTGGTGGCCAAAGAGCAGAAGGCGAGTGGGGCGGACCTCACCTGCGCGTGTTTAAATCCAGCGCAGGTGGTTCGTTTTATACACAGTCATGAAAAAAGTACTCAGGGAGGCCACAGGTGTGGACTTGTAGGCCTTGGCACGTTAAAGAGCTCTCTAGGTGCAAGCAGGGCTCGGGGGTGACCCTGAGAGTTCAGGAAGCCATGAGACCACTGAGCGGACTGCTGGGCTTGTCTGTGGGCAGGGGAGAATCAGGGCACAGTGGGGGATCACTTTTTCACGCCCCCGAACCCCCGCAGTGATCCTGGAGAAGCCCATTCGGATCCCCCGCTTCCTCTCCGTCAAAGCTTCCCATGTCCTCAAAGGATTTTTAAACAAGGTATGATGCCCTGGAGCCATTGGGACAAAGCAtgcatgcacatgtgtgtatCTGAGTGCGTCTGCGTGTCTGTgtgcattgtgtgtgtgtttgtgcctgtgtgtatgtctatgtgcatctgtgtgtgtgtgtctgcatctgtgtgcctgtgtgtctctgtgtatctgCATGCCTGTGCGTGTATATGTGTGCGTCTGCGTGTGGCGTCACCATGCCCCTAGCCCTTCATCTTTACGGTGAACGGGTGTTGTGAGGCACAGGGGTTCTTCCCGCTATTGGGTGTTTAATGTTGCCCAGGTTATATGTCAAATGTGTGGGTTTGAAGCTCTGCTTCATTTCGTGAGCTGTGCATTCTATGAAGTGCCCATTTCCACTCATACCTCACAAAATAAAAGAGATGGTGCTGGAGGGAAATTTCATGAGAGCCCAGCATGCGGAGAGAACCGTTAGCGTGGGGAAGGGAACAGCTGATGTTCAGCGGGATGGTTGGAGCTGCTTGTCCAGGGCACTCTAGATCCCTTCATAGAGAGTGGGGTCCCTTGTTGAACGAGGGCTGCCAGTCAGATCGTGTCCACCCTTGCTGCTGATTTGCCCTTGTTTGAACTCTGACCCAGGACCCCAAAGAGAGGCTCGGCTGCCGGCCCCAGACGGGATTCTCGGACATCAAGTCTCACGCCTTCTTCCGCAGCATCGACTGGGACCTGGTAAAGGCAGCACCGGGCCATTAACTCCCAAGTGGTGAACAGGACATGGGTCTTCATGGTGGGGGCGGGGTGCATGAGATGGGAGGCTTGTGAGCCAGGGGACACGTGAGCCAGGGTTCCTCTGAACCAGGACACCCATATGAGTGTGGGGGGTACCAACAGGCTGGGTGCAGAGGAGCCCTGGGAGGGGCAGCAGCTCCCCCTATGGTGAGGATCCAGCCTCGTGCAGCAAGATGAACTGAAGGGCTTGTGGTGGGTCCACTCCAGGGTCCCAGAGggcagagaaaggaagaagagaatgaGGGCGCCCTCCAGGGTCCCAGAGGACAGAGGAGAGGTAGGTGGAAGGGAGTGGGGGCACCTTCCAGGGCCCCAGACACcagaggaaagaggaagagagtgGGGGCACCCTCCAGGGCCCCAGAGGGCAGAGGAGAGGCAGAAGGGGGTAGTTTGGAACACAGACTTGAGCCCAGAATAAGGAGACCAAGGATGGTGGAGTCAGCCCAGTGGTGGTGCTCTTGGTGATTTCTGCCCCTAGGGATCCAGGGGGACTCCTGGGCCCCGAGGAACGCTGTCTTTGATTTCATGGTCGGTTTCAAAAGTCTGCTATTGTCAGTCATAGCCTGTCACCTATCACATGATGTGGCCAAAAAGCAGCCTTGTGGCATCACCCATTTTGCCTTCAGTGTGACAGCTCCCAGCATTACAAGAAAATTTGAACCAATTTTTATCAGAATATATAAACGTTTACAGAGTTACTGGGATAGAATCCATCCATGTAGGCTTGTGTGAGGACAAAAAGATTGGCTAGAGAGCTAAGTAAATTTTTGAAATTTAGCTTCAGTGAGAACAGAAGGAAGTCCGGCTTTGAGGAAGGGGAGTGTTTGCCCAGATCCTGACAGGGTCACATTCTTGTTCAGATGGTGTTCCTCTGTGGGTCTGTGGGACTCAAAAGTAGGGTGGGATGGGGTCCCTAGCCTGTCCTGTCCAGCAGGAACTTttccatggcccagccaaatatTTTAGGATGACAGCCTGGCATCCCTCCTGCAGTTGTtattgttggtagttgccatcgagtcagctcttactcctggtgaccccatgcacaacaggacaaaatgtccattgttgcagccactatgtattatgagtaccttccaacctaggaagctcttcttccagcactatgccagacagtgttctgttgtgatctcatccacagggttttcactggctgatttcaaaagtagatcgccaggcctttcttcctagtcttgtcttagtctggaagttccactgaaacctatccaccatgggtgaccctgctggtatttgaaataccagtggcatagcttccagcatcacagcatcatgcaagctgctgacagatgggtgaggGATATACACATGTACATTTATATATGAGCCCATGTGGGGCGCCCAGCCAAGGCAGCTCCTTGTGGTGGTGTCTGGCCTGTCCTTCTGGGGGTTCTTGAGGACCAGCGGTCTGCCAGTCAAACCAGTGGGCTGCACGAAGCTTGCATGCTGTGCTCatatgctttggacttcaacaaGGTGAGGACGTGTTCCACCTGAGTGTCTCTCTCTGGTTTAGCAGAGCTGCTGAGTCCTTTAATGCAGTACCAGCCCCTTGCTGGGATGGCTAGCCTCCCTCGGGGCCCAGTGAGCACAGGTAGGCCCTGTGGGGGCTTCCCCACAGGGCCCTGGTCACTGGGTATCTGCTCGGCGCCTGTGTGTCCTCATGATGTCCCAGCGACTTGTGGGCCTAGGCTCTTTCCATTGGCTACCGGATGTAGCACTTGAAAAATCACCCATGTACGTAATTTTGAGGGCAGGTCCTATTGTTTACCACAAAGGATTTTTTGCATCTACCAGGACCTGGGTCATGGTAACCCAGCATTGCCCCAGCCTCTCCCCCAGAACCCCATAAGGTGAGGCTGGTTTGTTTCTACCATTCTCCACCTCTGGTATCCTCAGCTGGATTGGGCCTCCGGGCTAGACAGCCAGGTCCTCCCAGCTCCATGCCTGGTGTGTATTTCCTCACCGCCCCACTAGGAGGGCGTCTTCACGTTCTTTCCAGATTTCTGTCCTCAGTGGCAGGCAAGTCTGAGTTACCACTGCCACCTCTGTGCCTGGGACTGAAGTCGGCAGCACCGTTAAAATCGCAGCACAGAGGTGAACCAACTAGAGAACAAATCCCTGCAGGGCCACCCCAGGCTTTGGGGAGTGTCATCATAGGGTGTGGTGGGTTCCAGCCAGACATTTGCCCCCTGGGCGACTTTACACGTGGACACAGTGAGGCTCCTAGGTGGACAGGGGGCGTGGTGGCTCTTCCCAGGGCTACCACGACCACCCATTgtccactccccccaccccagtaCAACCCTGGTCACCTCCACTTTCGTTTTAAATCATTCatgttttggagtttttttttttttttaactttatttaataGTGTTATTGAGATCTAATTCACATACAATTCACTCATTTCAAGTGAAAATTCAGTAGCATTTTAGTATACTCACCTGTTGTGCAACCATCTCCACTATCTGtttccagaacattctcatcatcccagaaagaaaccctgcacccattagcagtcactccctattccccctgccccagcccctggcagccaCTCATCTACTTTCTGTTGTCTGCATGCGTTCACGTGTTCTAGGAAGGAAATCATGCAACATGTGatcctttgtgactggcttctttcactcagcatgatgttttcaggcTTCGCCCATGTTGTAACACGCaccagaacttcattcctttttatggatggataatattccattgcatggactGGCCACATTTGTTTTTcgattcg
This region includes:
- the PRKCZ gene encoding protein kinase C zeta type isoform X6, producing the protein MDGIKISQGLGLQDFDLIRVIGRGSYAKVLLVRLKKNDQIYAMKVVKKELVHDDEDIDWVQTEKHVFEQASSNPFLVGLHSCFQTTSRLFLVIEYVNGGDLMFHMQRQRKLPEEHARFYAAEICIALNFLHERGIIYRDLKLDNVLLDADGHIKLTDYGMCKEGLGPGDTTSTFCGTPNYIAPEILRGEEYGFSVDWWALGVLMFEMMAGRSPFDIITDNPDMNTEDYLFQVILEKPIRIPRFLSVKASHVLKGFLNKDPKERLGCRPQTGFSDIKSHAFFRSIDWDLLEKKQALPPFQPQITDDYGLDNFDTQFTSEPVQLTPDDEDVIKRIDQSEFEGFEYINPLLLSTEESV